From Vigna radiata var. radiata cultivar VC1973A unplaced genomic scaffold, Vradiata_ver6 scaffold_443, whole genome shotgun sequence, a single genomic window includes:
- the LOC106754577 gene encoding ankyrin-3, translating into MASDASDALAVRQKVQLFLNAARTGSIDLLKKLALQLDEGNDLAKSVEAIKDANKRGALHFAAREGQTAVCEYLLTDLNLPVDSQDDDGETALIHAARQGHTATAKYLIDHGADPTIASNLGATAVHHAAGIGDTELLKYLLSRGVSPDLESDSGTPLVWAAGHAQPDAVNVLLEHGANPNADTDDGITPLLSAVAAGSLACLEILIQAGAKVNISAGGATPLHIAADNGSLELINCLLKAGADPNISDEDGVKPIQVAAARGFVGAVEILFPLTSKVDTIPTWTVSGILEHMQSETNKQQDELMNAKETNQAKDAVFSEKNIPEVAPEAKKRAAEAKSRGDEAFRRKDFQMAMDSYTQAIDLDPSDATLLSNRSLCWIRLGQAEHALADAKACRALRPDWPKACYREGAALRVLQKFDEAANAFYEGVMLDPENKELVNAFREAVEAGKKFHGTAEKNS; encoded by the exons ATGGCTTCCGACGCTTCCGACGCACTTGCAG TGAGGCAAAAAGTTCAGTTGTTTCTTAATGCTGCTCGAACTGGATCAATTGATCTCTTAAAGA AGTTGGCGTTGCAGCTGGACGAGGGAAATGATTTGGCGAAATCGGTGGAAGCTATAAAGGACGCGAACAAGCGAGGAGCACTGCATTTTGCGGCGCGTGAAGGCCAAACCGCTGTTTGCGAGTACCTCTTAACTGATTTGAACCTCCCTGTTGATTCTCAAGATGATGATG GAGAGACCGCTCTCATTCATGCTGCTCGTCAGGGACATACCGCCACTGCTAAATATCTGATTGACCATGGTGCCGATCCCACTATAGCTAGCAATTTAGGGGCTACGGCCGTACACCATGCTGCAGGGATAG GAGATACTGAACTGCTCAAGTACTTGCTGTCCAGGGGAGTTAGTCCTGATCTAGAAAGTGATTCAGGAACGCCTTTGGTTTGGGCTGCTGGTCATGCCCAACCAGATGCCGTCAATGTACTGTTGGAACATGGTGCAAAT CCTAATGCTGATACCGATGATGGTATTACTCCACTTCTTTCGGCTGTGGCAGCTGGTTCTCTGGCATGTTTAGAGATATTAATTCAG GCAGGTGCTAAAGTAAATATAAGTGCAGGTGGAGCAACACCCTTGCATATCGCAGCTGATAATGGAAGTCTAGAACTAATAAATTGCTTGTTGAAAGCTGGAGCTGATCCTAATATCTCTGACGAG GATGGGGTCAAGCCAATACAAGTTGCAGCTGCAAGGGGCTTTGTAGGTGCAGTTGAGATATTGTTTCCTTTGACATCCAAAGTGGATACTATTCCAACTTGGACTGTTAGTGGGATACTTGAGCATATGCAATCTGAAACTAACAAGCAACAG GATGAATTGATGAATGCCAAAGAAACTAATCAGGCCAAGGATGCTGTTTTTTCGGAGAAAAATATTCCCGAG GTAGCACCTGAAGCCAAAAAGAGAGCAGCAGAAGCAAAGTCAAGAGGGGATGAGGCCTTTCGAAGGAAAGACTTTCAAATGGCTATGGATTCTTATACGCAA GCAATTGATCTGGATCCCTCTGATGCTACTTTGCTATCCAATAGAAGTCTCTGCTGGATTAGGTTGGGCCAAGCTGAGCATGCTTTAGCTGATGCAAAGGCCTGTAGAGCTTTAAGACCAGATTGGCCAAAAGCTTGTTATAGGGAAGGCGCAGCTCTGCGTGTGTTGCAG AAATTTGATGAAGCTGCAAATGCTTTTTATGAGGGagtaatgcttgatcctgaaaaTAAGGAGCTTGTAAATGCCTTCAG GGAAGCTGTGGAGGCGGGGAAGAAATTTCATGGAACAGCTGAAAAGAATTCATAG